A genomic stretch from Juglans microcarpa x Juglans regia isolate MS1-56 chromosome 3S, Jm3101_v1.0, whole genome shotgun sequence includes:
- the LOC121257498 gene encoding expansin-like A2 codes for MAFFICFLFFLISSATACDRCVHQTKAAYFSKASALLSGACGYGSLALGFNSGHLAAGIPSLYKDGAGCGACFQVRCKNTTVCRREGARVILTDLNHNNQTDFVLSSRAFMAMAQKGMDQHILKLGIVDVEYKRIPCQYKNQNLALRVEESSQKPHYLAIKFLFQGGQTEIVGVDVAQVGSSNWGFMSRNHGAVWDTSRVPSGPLQFRFVVTAGYDGKWIWAQHVLPADWKPAGVYDTGVQISDIAQEGCSPCDDGTWK; via the exons ATGGCTTTCTTTATTtgcttcctcttctttcttatTTCATCTGCCACTGCTTGTGATCGTTGTGTGCACCAAACTAAGGCTGCATATTTCAGTAAAGCTTCAGCACTTTTAT CTGGGGCTTGTGGGTATGGTTCCTTGGCATTAGGTTTCAACAGTGGACATCTTGCAGCTGGTATTCCTTCCCTTTACAAAGATGGAGCTGGTTGTGGAGCATGCTTTCAG GTAAGATGCAAAAACACAACCGTTTGTCGCAGAGAAGGGGCTAGAGTGATTTTGACGGATCTCAATCACAATAACCAAACAGACTTTGTCCTCAGCAGCAGAGCTTTCATGGCTATGGCTCAAAAGGGTATGGACCAACACATTTTGAAACTTGGGATTGTCGACGTAGAGTACAAGAG GATACCCTGCCAATACAAGAATCAGAACTTGGCATTGCGAGTGGAAGAATCAAGCCAAAAGCCACATTACTTGGCAATCAAATTTCTGTTTCAAGGTGGCCAAACAGAAATAGTAGGTGTTGATGTAGCTCAG GTTGGTTCGTCGAACTGGGGTTTCATGAGTAGAAATCATGGGGCAGTCTGGGACACAAGTAGAGTGCCATCTGGGCCACTGCAATTCCGGTTTGTAGTAACAGCTGGGTACGATGGGAAGTGGATCTGGGCTCAACATGTTCTTCCTGCTGATTGGAAACCTGCAGGAGTATATGACACTGGAGTTCAGATCTCTGATATTGCACAAGAAGGTTGCTCTCCATGTGATGATGGGACTTGGAAATGA